A genomic segment from Synchiropus splendidus isolate RoL2022-P1 chromosome 18, RoL_Sspl_1.0, whole genome shotgun sequence encodes:
- the LOC128749588 gene encoding zinc finger protein PLAGL2-like: MFHQQEPLKSQHQESHPAHKQLFHCQECGKQYNTQFGYRRHLVAAHNAAAGIGCPEGTPSLLEHIGGHIDRPPPTEVNNNSSMPIRERKYSCERCDRRFYTRKDVRRHAVVHTGRRDFLCPRCAQRFGRRDHLTRHLKKSHAQESGLLPPVPTTPVTAPTAATQCPVKEEPSPGSEIGPVSKDIMETFSRDVYNPYPIANTAHGMCHPHGLMQGPLPSGMGCYMPPPPSHPHHHLQPPAAPQQQPYGNMSRYQHGSTSYSRPEVDSFLLDLQSAPPPHLNEVNSSTSSSTSPQRDVLNEGAVPGSDPHLLPRSPAIPSTELSCTTNVDLAPLLGFLPFSLPPYSPHMGMGGLVMSYPPSTSSSPSSSTGLSSQAPGPFSFFQPPQANVPQSPGAHNHSQLPQAYSGPAMSTSSSLPQYYQTFQQ; encoded by the coding sequence ATGTTTCATCAGCAGGAGCCGCTGAAAAGCCAGCATCAAGAGAGCCACCCAGCGCACAAGCAGCTCTTTCACTGCCAAGAGTGCGGGAAGCAGTACAACACCCAGTTCGGTTATCGGCGTCACCTTGTTGCTGCCCACAATGCCGCAGCAGGCATCGGCTGCCCAGAGGGCACGCCTTCCTTACTGGAGCACATTGGCGGCCACATCGACAGGCCTCCGCCGACAGAGGTCAACAATAACTCCTCGATGCCAATCAGAGAGAGGAAATACTCGTGCGAGCGCTGCGACCGTCGGTTTTACACCAGGAAGGATGTCCGCCGTCACGCCGTGGTGCACACCGGGCGCCGTGACTTCCTCTGCCCTCGCTGTGCTCAACGCTTCGGTCGAAGAGATCATCTGACCCGGCATTTGAAGAAAAGCCATGCACAGGAATCAGGGCTGTTGCCACCTGTTCCCACCACCCCCGTGACGGCGCCCACAGCTGCCACTCAGTGTCCAGTGAAGGAAGAGCCAAGTCCCGGTTCTGAAATTGGCCCGGTGTCCAAGGACATTATGGAGACATTCTCCAGGGATGTGTACAACCCCTACCCCATTGCTAACACTGCGCACGGGATGTGCCACCCTCATGGGCTCATGCAGGGCCCTCTGCCCTCCGGTATGGGCTGCTACATGCCCCCTCCGCCCAGTCACCCTCATCATCACTTGCAGCCCCCTGCTGCCCCCCAACAGCAGCCCTACGGCAACATGAGCAGGTACCAGCATGGATCTACCTCATATTCTCGTCCTGAAGTGGACAGCTTCCTGCTGGATCTGCAAAGTGCCCCCCCGCCTCACCTGAATGAAGTCAACTCTTCTACCTCTTCGTCCACCTCCCCACAGAGGGATGTACTGAATGAAGGGGCGGTTCCTGGAAGTGACCCCCACCTGCTTCCTCGGAGTCCTGCCATCCCTTCAACCGAGCTGTCCTGCACCACTAATGTGGATCTGGCTCCTCTGCTGGGCTTCTTGCCCTTCAGCCTGCCTCCGTACAGTCCTCACATGGGGATGGGAGGACTTGTGATGAGCTACCCACCTTCTACTAGCTCTTCACCGTCTTCTTCAACTGGGCTGTCCTCCCAGGCTCCAGGACCCTTCTCTTTCTTCCAGCCTCCCCAGGCTAATGTGCCCCAGAGCCCTGGAGCCCACAACCACAGCCAGCTACCTCAGGCCTACAGTGGTCCTGCTATGAGCACTTCTAGCTCCCTACCTCAGTACTACCAGACCTTTCAGCAGTAA